Proteins from a genomic interval of Candidatus Bealeia paramacronuclearis:
- the recN gene encoding DNA repair protein RecN, whose amino-acid sequence MLQSLSIRDVVLIEKLDLEFGEGLSVLTGETGAGKSILLDALGLALGARADGNLIRQGAEKSQVIATFKVSSLDQISGILSENEIPFEDGNLLLKRILGRDGRSKSFVNDVPVSLSFLRDVGGRLLEIHGQFDRLLDANAHLEALDRFSAAENDLSQVSDSFFHYQKAKKALDEAISNLQNSQVREAYLKVSIEDLRALSPKIDEESTLLEKRKQVAHQSKIANATEEALSSLLGDQITTRLGQAHKSLARIEEYISDRVNPILSQLDEALNLVQSAAFDVQDLHTQVLDDHQSLQEIDERLYALRQMARKHQVEADNLSVLFQEMEAEFGRLSQGEAGLEDLEKASNQAKSHYYKLAMRLSEKRKVAAENLAIQLKSELEPLKLGHVQFEVQFETLPEERWGRGGIDTISFVVATNPGSAPGPLAKIASGGELSRLMLALKVVLSDKMAIPTMIFDEIDTGTGGAVADAMGKRLKSLSKGVQILAITHSPQVATSGDHHIHVFKIIEEGAPRTDVIVLEPQDRIEEVARMLSGANITEEARAQALRLLGR is encoded by the coding sequence ATGTTGCAATCTCTATCTATTCGCGATGTGGTGCTGATTGAAAAACTTGATCTCGAATTTGGGGAAGGTCTTTCCGTTTTAACGGGTGAAACTGGTGCGGGAAAGTCGATTCTGCTTGATGCTTTGGGGCTGGCCTTGGGGGCGAGAGCGGACGGAAATCTCATTCGTCAGGGTGCTGAAAAATCTCAAGTCATTGCCACTTTCAAAGTGTCCTCTTTAGATCAAATCTCTGGGATTTTGAGCGAAAACGAGATTCCTTTTGAAGACGGAAATCTTCTTCTTAAACGTATTCTCGGGCGGGACGGACGTAGTAAATCTTTTGTTAATGATGTTCCCGTAAGCCTTAGTTTTTTGCGCGATGTGGGTGGACGGCTTCTTGAAATTCATGGTCAATTTGATCGATTACTCGATGCAAACGCTCATCTTGAAGCCCTTGATCGATTTTCTGCAGCAGAAAATGATTTATCCCAAGTTTCTGATTCTTTTTTCCACTATCAAAAGGCCAAAAAAGCCCTAGATGAGGCCATTTCAAACCTTCAAAATTCCCAAGTGCGGGAAGCCTATTTAAAAGTCTCTATTGAAGATTTAAGGGCGCTTTCTCCCAAAATTGATGAGGAGTCTACGCTTTTAGAAAAGCGCAAGCAAGTGGCCCATCAATCCAAAATTGCGAATGCAACCGAGGAGGCGCTGAGTTCGCTTTTGGGGGATCAGATCACAACACGTTTGGGGCAAGCCCACAAATCCCTGGCACGTATTGAAGAGTATATTTCAGATCGTGTGAATCCCATTTTAAGTCAATTGGATGAAGCGTTAAATTTGGTGCAGAGTGCAGCCTTTGATGTTCAAGATTTGCATACGCAAGTTTTGGATGACCATCAATCTTTACAAGAGATTGATGAGCGTTTATATGCTTTGCGACAAATGGCCCGAAAACACCAAGTAGAGGCGGATAATCTTTCTGTTTTGTTCCAGGAGATGGAGGCAGAATTTGGACGACTTTCGCAAGGTGAAGCGGGGCTGGAAGATCTTGAGAAAGCCTCAAATCAAGCCAAATCTCATTATTATAAATTGGCCATGCGACTCTCAGAAAAAAGGAAGGTGGCGGCCGAAAATTTAGCCATTCAATTAAAATCCGAACTTGAACCTTTGAAATTGGGTCACGTGCAATTTGAAGTCCAATTTGAAACGCTCCCCGAAGAGCGGTGGGGCAGGGGAGGGATCGATACCATCTCTTTTGTGGTCGCAACCAATCCGGGATCTGCTCCAGGTCCCCTTGCAAAAATTGCTTCAGGTGGAGAATTGTCGCGTTTGATGCTTGCGCTCAAAGTCGTGCTTTCGGACAAAATGGCCATTCCGACCATGATCTTTGATGAGATTGATACAGGCACAGGTGGGGCCGTTGCGGATGCTATGGGGAAGCGCTTAAAATCCCTTTCCAAAGGTGTTCAGATTTTGGCCATCACTCATTCGCCCCAAGTGGCGACTTCAGGAGATCATCACATCCACGTCTTCAAAATCATTGAAGAGGGGGCTCCCCGCACAGATGTAATTGTGCTTGAGCCCCAGGACCGTATTGAGGAGGTTGCCCGCATGCTTTCAGGTGCCAATATCACAGAAGAAGCCCGTGCCCAAGCTCTGCGCCTTTTGGGGAGGTGA
- a CDS encoding outer membrane protein assembly factor BamD — translation MLRTRQILKPIALLPFVLLGACSPKEKPYVERPATELYEEGYKKLITEEYDKASEAFDEVERQHPYSEWATRGQLMAAYSSYINREFDKALATLNAFVELHPGHKDIAYAYYLRALCHYEEILSVKRDQTNTLESLKAFEEVIKRFPETKYGRDAKWKLDLVYDHLAGKEMDIGRFYMNGGLYLAAINRFQAVIDAYPRTTHVPEALHRLVECYLAMGLTEEAQVVAAVMGHNFPGNEWYGETFLLLKGQDLRPLWIKQQEGSWLDKLRRIKFF, via the coding sequence GTGTTGCGCACTCGTCAAATTTTAAAACCAATCGCTCTGCTTCCTTTTGTTCTTTTGGGGGCGTGTAGTCCTAAAGAAAAACCCTATGTGGAACGTCCGGCCACCGAACTTTATGAGGAAGGCTATAAAAAGCTCATAACTGAGGAATACGATAAAGCCTCTGAGGCTTTTGATGAAGTAGAACGTCAGCATCCTTATTCCGAATGGGCGACGCGAGGTCAATTGATGGCGGCGTATTCTAGTTATATTAACCGTGAATTTGATAAAGCTTTGGCAACCCTTAATGCGTTTGTCGAGCTTCACCCCGGACACAAAGATATTGCTTATGCGTATTATTTGCGTGCACTTTGTCATTATGAGGAAATTCTTTCCGTCAAACGTGATCAAACCAATACGCTTGAGTCTTTAAAAGCCTTTGAAGAAGTGATCAAACGTTTCCCTGAGACGAAATATGGGCGGGACGCAAAATGGAAACTCGATTTGGTCTATGATCATTTGGCCGGAAAAGAAATGGATATTGGACGCTTTTATATGAATGGCGGGCTTTATTTGGCGGCCATTAATCGCTTTCAAGCCGTCATTGATGCCTATCCCCGCACAACCCATGTGCCTGAGGCTTTGCATCGCTTGGTTGAATGTTATTTGGCTATGGGGTTAACCGAAGAAGCACAAGTGGTTGCGGCCGTGATGGGGCATAATTTCCCCGGCAATGAGTGGTACGGAGAAACTTTCTTGCTTTTGAAGGGCCAAGATTTGCGCCCACTTTGGATTAAACAACAAGAGGGATCGTGGCTCGATAAATTGCGCCGCATTAAATTCTTCTAA
- the rocD gene encoding ornithine--oxo-acid transaminase → MDLPINKRGDNMPNLTEDFILRESQVCAPNYHPIPVVITKAKGVWMWDVEGRKYLDMMSAYSAVSHGHSHDRLLKALNEQAQKLAMISRAFYTDQLAPLLEKVCKLAQFDMGLPMNTGAEAVETAIKASRRLGYRSKGIPTNQAEIIVCKNNFHGRTTTIISFSSEPSYKEHFGPCTPGFKHVPFGDAAAFEAAITENTCAFLVEPIQGEAGIIVPPEGYLKAVRDICTKHNVLLIMDEVQSGLGRTGKMFAFEHESIHPDGLILGKALGGGLLPISMFLSNRDVLKHMVPGSHGSTFGGNPLACHVASTAIDVLIEEGLVENSRVLGKYLQDELKKIRSPLIQSVHGRGLWVGLEFNPDFVSARRVCEMLEEKGVLSKETHETVVRLAPPLVIIKEEVDFALEKIKETVEEIEANL, encoded by the coding sequence ATGGATCTTCCCATCAACAAAAGAGGTGATAATATGCCCAATCTTACCGAAGACTTCATCCTCCGTGAATCTCAAGTTTGTGCGCCCAATTATCACCCGATTCCCGTTGTGATCACCAAGGCCAAAGGCGTTTGGATGTGGGATGTTGAGGGACGAAAATATCTTGATATGATGTCGGCCTATTCTGCCGTCAGCCATGGCCACAGCCATGACCGTCTTTTAAAAGCTTTGAATGAACAAGCTCAAAAGCTGGCTATGATTTCGCGTGCATTTTATACGGATCAATTGGCGCCCTTATTAGAAAAAGTTTGTAAGTTGGCCCAATTTGATATGGGGCTTCCCATGAATACGGGCGCAGAAGCTGTGGAAACAGCCATTAAGGCGTCTCGCAGATTGGGATATAGATCCAAAGGGATCCCCACAAATCAAGCCGAAATTATTGTGTGCAAAAATAATTTTCATGGACGCACTACAACCATTATCAGCTTTTCTTCAGAGCCCTCTTATAAAGAACATTTCGGCCCCTGTACGCCAGGATTCAAACACGTTCCCTTTGGTGATGCGGCCGCTTTTGAAGCGGCTATTACAGAAAACACGTGTGCCTTTTTGGTCGAGCCCATTCAAGGTGAAGCGGGCATTATCGTTCCTCCCGAAGGTTATTTAAAAGCTGTCCGCGACATTTGCACGAAGCACAACGTCCTTCTGATTATGGATGAAGTCCAATCTGGGTTGGGGAGGACAGGTAAAATGTTTGCATTTGAACACGAAAGCATCCATCCCGATGGTCTTATTTTAGGCAAAGCTTTGGGAGGTGGGCTGCTTCCGATTTCGATGTTTCTCTCCAATCGTGATGTTCTTAAACATATGGTGCCCGGTTCTCACGGATCTACATTTGGTGGAAATCCCTTGGCATGTCATGTAGCCTCAACGGCAATTGATGTCCTTATTGAAGAAGGGCTTGTAGAAAATTCACGAGTTTTGGGAAAATACCTTCAAGATGAGTTGAAAAAAATAAGGTCTCCGTTAATTCAAAGTGTCCATGGACGTGGCCTGTGGGTGGGTCTTGAGTTTAACCCTGATTTCGTTTCTGCCCGGCGGGTTTGTGAAATGCTTGAAGAAAAAGGTGTTTTGAGCAAAGAAACTCACGAGACAGTTGTACGCTTGGCTCCACCTCTTGTAATTATAAAGGAGGAAGTGGATTTTGCGCTTGAGAAAATCAAAGAGACTGTTGAGGAGATCGAAGCGAATCTTTAA
- a CDS encoding DUF1284 domain-containing protein: MTSNVPILFRPHHFMCTVGFQGMGYSPDFVQNYQTIKDQITESPETLLQVHSRTDEICRPCPHNLEKGFCEKEEKIQSLDARHKLALELQEGQILSWNEGLNRIKTHMTFEKFHASCEGCEWKSLGVCEVALSKILSGALTPS; the protein is encoded by the coding sequence ATGACAAGTAATGTTCCCATCCTTTTTCGCCCGCATCATTTTATGTGTACGGTGGGTTTTCAAGGGATGGGGTACTCTCCTGATTTTGTTCAAAACTATCAAACGATCAAAGATCAGATCACTGAAAGTCCCGAAACTCTCTTACAAGTCCATTCTCGCACCGATGAGATTTGCCGTCCTTGCCCCCATAATCTGGAAAAGGGTTTTTGCGAAAAGGAAGAAAAAATCCAATCTTTGGACGCTCGTCACAAATTGGCCCTTGAACTTCAAGAGGGGCAAATCTTAAGTTGGAATGAAGGCTTGAATCGCATCAAAACACATATGACCTTTGAGAAGTTTCATGCGTCCTGTGAGGGTTGCGAATGGAAAAGTTTGGGTGTTTGTGAGGTGGCTTTAAGTAAGATTTTATCAGGGGCGTTAACACCTTCTTAA
- a CDS encoding biotin transporter BioY has protein sequence MIKALLKSESQSIWKELTYVVGGVILLLAASKIFIPLKPVPITLQPTAVLLLALTYSSRRALQSVLLWIGMGAAGLPVFAGWEPGLAILVGPTAGYIYSYVFIAALIPHLRERLNSQGWFFDMALCGIATIMTFAMGVAWLSTFVGFDKAVTFGLMPFIIPGIVKAGILCSALKAIRSYRTR, from the coding sequence ATGATTAAAGCCCTTTTAAAATCTGAGTCTCAATCCATTTGGAAAGAACTCACATATGTTGTTGGTGGCGTCATCCTCCTTCTGGCCGCCTCCAAAATTTTCATTCCCTTAAAACCAGTCCCGATTACATTGCAGCCCACAGCGGTCCTTTTGTTGGCACTTACTTATTCGTCACGACGCGCACTGCAATCCGTTCTTCTCTGGATTGGTATGGGTGCTGCGGGTCTTCCTGTTTTTGCAGGATGGGAGCCAGGTCTGGCGATTCTCGTAGGACCCACCGCAGGATATATCTATAGCTATGTTTTTATCGCAGCCCTCATTCCCCATCTACGTGAGCGCTTGAATTCTCAAGGTTGGTTTTTTGATATGGCCTTGTGTGGAATTGCCACTATCATGACGTTCGCTATGGGCGTGGCATGGCTTTCAACATTCGTTGGCTTTGACAAAGCGGTGACTTTTGGCCTTATGCCTTTCATCATTCCAGGCATTGTGAAGGCGGGAATTCTCTGCAGCGCCCTTAAAGCTATTCGGTCTTATCGCACGCGATAA
- a CDS encoding lytic transglycosylase domain-containing protein, with product MVSHDRKSYSRRGTLSLCQGDDRICGSRYSILVSGFIAILWASTSSLVSNSKQCEEAFQAQLTKGGYNPMTNCGVVGDLMTWVGIQEKDPRLGLYDVTAFIIAHPDWPAQEKLNARAESMMDETLEPQDVAEWFQSHPPQTSFGYLHYAKALKALGQKTKALNIAREGWITRNFTREEAQEYLGAFGEDLKAPDHEARLERLLWDEELDQAKRLVSLVGPQARQSAEARFALIQAESVSHSFSGDRNEGVLYEQVKLLRKSDQLETAAKLLKMVPQKSAYADKWWKERNYLAREFLQQGRPQDAYALIQKHGLEEGEAFAEAEFLSGFVALRFLNNSEAALQRFSNLYNQVKSPISKSRAAYWAGRAAEGQEDVELAAKWYEKGAKHTTSFYGQLSAAKLEKRPHPELASLPKATTKERQEFESQNLVKALKVLTKMGKPAENYMQTFAFHIGKNAKSTAERHLLVDLAAKVSPHAAAVVAKKVGFQEGLHLKAAYPKINHPHGQEGLEAALVNGLIMQESRFDAGAVSHAGAMGLMQLMPATAQKEAKKMKISHSHNKLHDPKHNVKLGAHHIHSLVQEFDGSYILAIASYNAGKEPVNRWLQEIGDPRRGEIDVVDWLELVPYYETRNYIQRVLENVNVYRAHEERHPKMTLVHDLQR from the coding sequence ATGGTAAGTCACGATCGAAAATCCTATTCCCGCAGGGGCACCCTAAGCTTGTGCCAGGGGGATGATCGAATTTGCGGATCGCGTTATTCGATTTTGGTAAGTGGATTCATTGCAATTTTATGGGCTTCAACGTCATCATTAGTTTCAAACTCAAAGCAATGTGAAGAGGCTTTCCAGGCGCAACTGACAAAAGGGGGGTATAATCCCATGACCAATTGTGGTGTTGTAGGTGATCTCATGACGTGGGTGGGGATTCAAGAAAAGGATCCAAGGCTTGGCCTTTATGATGTAACCGCGTTTATTATTGCTCATCCCGATTGGCCCGCACAAGAAAAACTCAATGCACGTGCTGAATCTATGATGGATGAAACCTTAGAGCCTCAAGACGTTGCCGAATGGTTTCAATCCCATCCCCCTCAAACGAGTTTTGGGTACTTGCATTATGCAAAAGCCTTGAAAGCTTTGGGACAGAAAACCAAAGCCCTTAACATTGCCAGGGAAGGTTGGATAACAAGAAATTTTACGCGAGAAGAAGCTCAAGAGTATTTGGGCGCTTTCGGTGAAGACCTTAAGGCACCCGATCACGAAGCGCGTCTTGAGCGCCTTTTGTGGGATGAGGAGTTGGATCAAGCCAAGCGTTTGGTGAGCCTTGTTGGACCTCAAGCTCGTCAATCTGCAGAAGCGCGCTTTGCGCTCATTCAAGCGGAATCAGTAAGTCATTCCTTCTCAGGAGATCGAAATGAAGGTGTTCTTTATGAGCAAGTCAAATTACTGAGAAAATCAGATCAGCTGGAAACTGCCGCAAAACTGTTAAAGATGGTCCCTCAAAAATCCGCTTATGCCGATAAATGGTGGAAGGAACGCAATTATTTGGCGCGGGAATTTTTGCAACAAGGACGTCCTCAAGACGCTTATGCGCTCATTCAAAAGCATGGGCTTGAGGAAGGGGAGGCTTTTGCGGAAGCAGAGTTTTTAAGTGGGTTTGTGGCCCTTCGTTTTTTGAATAATTCAGAAGCAGCCCTTCAACGGTTTTCAAATCTTTACAATCAGGTTAAATCGCCCATCAGTAAGAGTCGTGCCGCCTATTGGGCGGGCCGTGCTGCTGAGGGGCAAGAGGATGTTGAACTTGCTGCAAAATGGTACGAAAAAGGAGCCAAGCATACGACGTCTTTTTATGGACAATTGTCTGCAGCAAAATTGGAAAAACGTCCCCATCCAGAGTTAGCCTCATTGCCTAAGGCCACTACGAAAGAGAGACAAGAATTTGAAAGTCAGAATCTTGTTAAGGCCTTAAAAGTGCTCACCAAAATGGGAAAGCCTGCGGAAAACTATATGCAAACATTTGCGTTTCACATTGGTAAGAATGCAAAATCAACAGCAGAACGTCATTTGTTGGTGGATTTGGCGGCCAAAGTCAGCCCTCATGCGGCAGCTGTTGTTGCCAAAAAAGTAGGTTTTCAAGAGGGTCTTCATTTGAAAGCGGCCTATCCCAAAATCAATCATCCTCATGGGCAAGAGGGCCTAGAAGCCGCCCTTGTTAATGGGCTTATTATGCAGGAAAGCCGCTTTGACGCAGGTGCCGTGAGTCATGCTGGTGCTATGGGACTCATGCAATTGATGCCTGCAACGGCTCAAAAAGAGGCCAAAAAAATGAAAATTTCTCATTCTCATAATAAACTTCATGATCCCAAACATAATGTGAAATTGGGAGCGCATCACATTCATTCTTTAGTCCAAGAATTTGACGGATCTTATATTCTGGCTATTGCCTCTTACAATGCGGGGAAGGAGCCTGTTAACCGTTGGCTTCAAGAGATTGGGGATCCACGTCGGGGCGAGATTGATGTAGTCGATTGGTTAGAGCTTGTACCTTATTATGAAACTCGGAATTATATTCAGCGCGTGCTTGAAAACGTGAACGTTTACCGCGCTCATGAGGAGAGACATCCAAAGATGACACTCGTTCATGATTTGCAGCGATAA
- the dapA gene encoding 4-hydroxy-tetrahydrodipicolinate synthase: MLHGIITAIITPFREGNIDWSALEKIINYQSDAGIHALVVAGSTGEGLLLTEEQKISVIQNSLKFAKGRLKIIASTGSPSTQDAVTLSQKAQDLGVDGILVISPWYVKPNQESLYQHFKTIHDATSVPMIVYNHPGRCIVDISYSTAARLSELAHLSGFKDSSTDVARLQNIKSIANPKLKFFSGDDPTAPGYLALGGDGIICVGSNVAPREYITLYDAWAQRDLKKFTQMRDLLSPLAIATNLETNPAPIKYAASLLGLCQNEWILPYVDLQESTKTAIRKALELLALKPVSQKVA; the protein is encoded by the coding sequence ATGCTCCACGGAATTATAACAGCTATTATCACCCCTTTTCGTGAAGGAAATATTGATTGGTCTGCACTTGAGAAAATTATTAACTATCAATCTGATGCGGGAATTCACGCCCTTGTAGTCGCAGGATCTACGGGCGAAGGACTTCTTTTGACTGAGGAACAAAAGATTTCTGTCATTCAAAACTCCCTTAAATTTGCCAAAGGACGCCTTAAAATTATTGCAAGCACAGGCTCTCCCTCAACTCAAGATGCTGTCACCCTCAGTCAAAAGGCCCAGGACTTAGGCGTCGATGGCATTCTTGTGATTTCTCCTTGGTATGTAAAGCCCAATCAAGAAAGTCTTTATCAACATTTCAAAACCATTCACGACGCCACTTCCGTCCCTATGATTGTCTATAATCATCCCGGACGGTGCATTGTCGATATTAGTTATTCAACGGCAGCACGCTTGAGCGAACTGGCTCATCTTTCAGGTTTTAAAGATTCTTCAACAGATGTGGCCCGACTTCAAAATATAAAATCTATAGCCAATCCTAAGTTGAAGTTTTTCTCAGGGGATGATCCCACAGCCCCCGGTTATTTGGCCTTGGGGGGGGATGGAATTATCTGCGTGGGCTCAAACGTGGCCCCGCGGGAATACATCACACTTTATGATGCCTGGGCGCAGAGAGATCTCAAAAAGTTCACTCAAATGCGTGACCTTTTATCGCCCCTTGCTATTGCCACCAATTTGGAAACAAACCCCGCGCCCATCAAATATGCGGCTTCTCTTTTGGGACTTTGTCAAAACGAGTGGATTTTGCCTTATGTTGACTTGCAGGAGTCAACAAAAACGGCTATTCGTAAGGCCCTGGAGTTGCTTGCTCTTAAACCCGTTTCGCAAAAGGTCGCCTGA
- the smpB gene encoding SsrA-binding protein SmpB: MTKVHEKKMIAQNKRARFDYHIESTIEAGVMLQGSEVKSLRQGKGSISESYASSEGTNDLYLINSFIPEYIEANRFNHSPTRPRKLLLKRRELNKLLGAVRKKGMTIVPLNLYFNSRGMVKLEIALVSGKNKADKRATEKERDWKRDQSRILKGDMD, translated from the coding sequence ATGACTAAAGTTCACGAAAAAAAAATGATCGCCCAAAATAAGCGTGCCCGATTTGACTATCATATCGAAAGCACTATTGAAGCAGGCGTTATGCTTCAAGGGAGCGAGGTGAAATCTTTGCGTCAAGGCAAGGGTAGTATTTCCGAATCTTATGCAAGCAGCGAGGGCACCAACGATCTTTACCTCATCAACTCCTTTATTCCTGAATACATTGAGGCGAATCGATTTAACCATTCCCCAACCCGCCCACGAAAGCTTTTATTAAAACGTCGTGAGTTGAATAAACTTTTGGGCGCCGTGCGAAAAAAAGGCATGACGATTGTGCCTTTAAATCTCTATTTCAATTCCCGCGGCATGGTCAAGCTAGAGATCGCTCTTGTTTCAGGTAAAAATAAGGCCGATAAACGCGCCACAGAAAAAGAGCGCGATTGGAAACGCGACCAATCCCGCATTCTCAAAGGCGACATGGATTAG